The Planctellipticum variicoloris DNA window ACCAGGAATTGCTCCATCGGCGACTCGTCGTAGAGCCAGCCGGTGTCGCCCGGGATTTCCTCGTAGTAATTCTGGGCGCCCGGCCCGGGCCCCGTCGGCGGTGCCCCGTAACCGGGGTGGCCCCCTCCAATCGCCTGAGGGGCTGCCGAATAGAAATACCCGGGAGGAGGCCCTTCTTGAGCGTGGCTCAATGAGGGCGCCAGGAGGGTTAGCAGCGTCATCCAACCAAGTGTGCACCGCCCGGACATGTTCAGCTTCCTGGTCGTGTCGCGTCGGAAAATCGAGACAGCCTTGAACCGTTCGAGCCAGATCGGACGCATCGGTCCACGCCGACTCTACCGGTTGTAGCAGTGGTATCGGTTGACGCCGTCGACTGGCTTGGCTGAATCCCCCGCAAAATGTCAAAATATGCGGAAGGGATCGAAAGTGCCGGTTCTGACAGGGACTGCCCCCTGGGCGAACTGCGAAGCGTCGGCGAAATCCGCCGGTTTCCGCACAGATGGTCAGTCCCGACGGACTGCGATCGCCGTCGCCGTTGCATAGGCCCGGCAATGCGAGATCGCCAGCAGGACTTCATCGACCCCCAGTCGCTCGGCGTGATCCCTTAATCCGCCGACGAGTCGCAGGCTCGGGCGACTCGGCAGCTCGCGGTTCACTTCGAGGTCCTGCCAGGAAATCCCCCGGACGAAGCCGGCTCCCAGCGCCCGCATCCCCGCCTGCTTGGCGGCCCAATGACCGGCAAAGTGCTGCAGGTATTCCCGCCGGTCCCGGCAGTAGCGGATCTCCTCCGCCGTGAAGACGCGCCGGAGAAAATGCTCGTCGTGGCGCTCGATCATGCGCCCGATCCGCACGATTTCGACAATGTCGGTCCCGATTCCGACAATCATGGCCCGGAAATCCTCGTCGGGGCCGCGGCAGCGTGAAACGCGGCGCGACGGTTCCACAGCACCGCCGCCAACACCGCGGCCAGGCACTCCGACCCCCACAGAATCTCAGGCCAGGGACGAACGATGCCGCCGGCCCGCGCCGCCAGCCAGCTTCCAAACGTCCGGGAGTCCCCTGCGGAACTCAGTTCGTCGAGCAGCTTTCGACGGGCATCGGGGTCGAACGGTTCTGTTCCAGCCGGCATCTGCTCGACCATCTGCCGAGCTAGCGCGGCTCCAGGCTGCAGTTTTCGTCCCCCCGCACTCTGCCAGTGTCGAGCCGACTCCACGGCTCCGATCACAACGCTGACAGCCACCAGAACCGCCAGCCAGATCGGCGTCCAGCGGGGAGGCGGAGCATCGGAGACCTGACCCCGCCAGGCCTGCAGCAGGCTGGCGAGAATCAGGCCGTGCATGATAGGGAAGAGGAAGAACAGCCGCAGCCGCGACGGAACGTGCCCCGCAGCGAGTCCCAGCAGCACGGCTGCGAGGACGCCGCCAATGAGCCAGAGGAGTGTTGATGCCCTCCCCGACGCGGGAGTCGCGGCCGGCTGATCGCGCGATTCAAGCGTGTCTGTCGACATGGCAAGTCCCCGCCTGGACGGTCGGACTGCGACCGGATGGAAATCAGGTCGCAGTCAGTCGCTGACCCAGACCGCACGCATCTCGAACTCGCTGCAGGACTTCCTGCCCCTTGCGGCGGGCTGTTTCGGCCCCGGCTCGCAGAATCTGCTGCAGCCCTTCGGGATCCGCCGCCAGGCGTTCGCGGCGCTGCCGGGCCTCCCCGAAATAAGTCATCGCCGCATCGTACAACGCCTGCTTGGCCTCGCCATAGCCCATTCCGCCCGCCCGGTAGCGATCGGCCAGAGCATTCTGCTGCGGTTCATCGGAGAACAGTTTATACAGCGTAAAAACGGGACAGGTCTCGGGGTTCTTCGGAGCTTCCAGCGGCGTGGAATCCGTTTTGATCGACATGATCTTCTTTCGGAGAGCCTTGGCCGGTTCGAAGATCTCGATCGTATTGCCGTAACTCTTGGACATTTTCTCGCCGTCCGTTCCCGGCACCTTCGCCGCGGACTCCAGCACGCGCGCCTCGGGGAGATGCAGAAACTCTCCGCCGTACGCGTGATTGAACCGCAGAGCGATATCCCGGGTCACCTCGACGTGCTGCACCTGATCGACGCCGACCGGAACGACATCGCTGTCGTACAGCAGGATGTCGGCGGCCATCAGCACCGGATAGGTAAACAACCCGGCATCGGCGGGAAGCCCCTTCGCCACCTTATCTTTGTAGGCATGGCACTTCTCGAGCAGGCTGTGCGGCGTCACAGTCATCAGCAACCAGGTAAGCTCGGTGATCTCGGGAACATCCGACTGTCGAAACAGGGTGGCCTGCGCGGGATCGAGCCCGAGCGCCAGCAGATCGAGTGCGGCGTCCAGAATATTCTGCTCCAGCACCTTGCGGTCGCGGACCGTCGTCAGCGCGTGCAGGTCGGCGATGAAATAGAAGGCCTGCTCGTTCGTCTGCAGGGAGACGTACTGGCGGATGGCGCCAAAGTAGTTGCCCCAATGAAAGCGGCCGGTGGGCTGGATTCCGGAAAGGACGCGCATGACGACTCCGAAGGCAAGGCAACCGGGGCGGCAGGATCCCGGCCGCAAAGACGTAACATTCCGCCAGTAGACGATCAGCGGCCGGCGGGAGACGCGGCTGGCGTCGCACAACTCGCCGCCGCGACGACGGGACGCGGATACTGCAATGTTCCGACCAGATCGCCAACGCTCTCCAATCCCTGACTCTCCAGCGCCGTGGAAAGTTCGTCGACCAGCCGGTTCGCCAGGCCAGGATCATAGAAGTTGGCGGTGCCGACCTGCACGGCGGTCGCTCCGCAGACGAGGAACTCCAGGACATCGTCGATGGACTGGATGCCGCCGATCCCGATCAGCGGCGTCTTCACCGCCTGGGAAACCTGCCAGACGATCCGGAGCGCCAGCGGCTTAATCGCCGGCCCGCTCAGACCGCCGATCCCATTTCCCAGAATCGGTTTGCGACGTTTCCAGTCGACCGCCATGCCCTGGAAAGTATTGATGAGAGCCAGCGCGTCGGCCCCGGCTTCGCTGGCGGCGATTGCAATCTCCGGCACGCTGGTGACATTGGGAGTGAGCTTGGCGATGATCGGGAGTCGGCTGTGGCCGCGGACTTCCCGAACGACTTCGGCCGTCAGCTTCGGATTAGTTCCGTAGTCCACTCCGCCGCTGACGTTCGGGCAGGAGATGTTGAGTTCCAGGGCGGCGATGCCGTCGAAGGCATCCAGCCGCTGCGCCATCGCGACGAACTCCGCGGTGCTCTTCCCCGCGATATTCACGATCAGCGAGGTTCCAAGCTGCCGTAACGGATCGAGGTGCTTGGCGATGAAAGCTTCCAGGCCGTCGTTGTCGAGGCCAATGGAGTTGAGCAGCCCGGCGGTTGTCTCGACAGTCCGGGGGGGCGGATTTCCGCCGCGCGGGAGAGGAGTCACCGTCTTTGGGATGATGCCGCCGAGGCGGGAATAATCGACGTACGCCTGCATCTCGCGGGCGTACCCGAATGTTCCCGACGCGACCAGGATCGGGTTGGCCAGGTGCAGGCGGTTCAGCGAAACATCAAGGCGCGGCACGGTCCACTGGCTCCGGGGAATCGGGGTCCGGAGCAGAAATCCTGTCGCGTCTCTACGACGTGACGCTGGCGCCGAGCCACCCCTGCGCATCGTAGCCGTTCGTTCCATGCGGAACAACGAACGACCGGCCGACTCCGGCGATCCCAGCGATCACCGGGGCCGTCCCCGACGGGCGGGCTAGATCACGCCGCCGTGGGTGCGGTAGGGAGTGTTGAAATCCGGGTTGTCGAGGAACCAGATTCGTTCCCAGATCTCGGTGATGTGCCGATAGTTTTCGGAAACGTTGATGAGCTGCTTGGCCCGCCGGTCCGGCGAGGACGAGTAAATCGGGAGCACGCACCCGACTTGAACCAGGCTGGCAGCCAGCAACAGCAATCCGATGCTCAGTCGATTCCGCATAATTCCCTCCGTGGTCACGCCCCTGCGGGCATGTCGCGGTCCCTCGCGATCAACCTTCCCGGCCGACCACTCCAACAGGAGTGGATTGCCGTCCGTTTCCGAGAGCGGGAGGCCGTCTGCCTCCTGCTTTCGCTGACTCAATCATGATCGGACGACGGGGTTGGCGAAGGGGAATCCGGAACTGAACCGTTTTCCCTAAGTGATTGGCGCCCCGGCGACCTGCGTCTCCACAGGCGGCGCCATGCCGTTCATCACCCCGTCCGTCGATCCGTGTGTTTCCGCTGGCGTTAGAGGCGGGGGCGACGGATCCGGGACCGCCTGCTCCTGCAGGTGCTGTCCCAGAGCGGCGCGGGCCGCAGCTTCTTCAAGCTGGCGGACCTTTTCCTCCATCTCCTTCCCTGGTTTGAACGTCACCACAAACTTCTCGGGCACAAAGACTTTGTCGCCCGTGCGGGGATTCCGCGCCTTGCGGGCGGCCCGCTTTTTCACTTCAAAGACCCCGAAGTTACGGAGCTCGATGCGACCATCCTCGACCAGCGTTTTCACGATGGCGTCGAAAGTCTTTTGCACGATCTCCTTGGTCTTGAGCTGTGTCAGACCAATCTCTTCGGAAATCTCTTTGACGATCTCTTTCTTGGTCACGACTGGGTCTCCCGAGCTTTGCCGGTGGGTGGCACCGAACGCCCTTTCCAACCTGACGAGGAGACTCAAGTGTATTCCCAAGTAGAACTTACCGTCAAGCCGTTTTCCTCAACTCTGTTTTCGTCAATCCGCAGTTCCGCCCGTCGAAGGCCGATTCTGCGGCGTTTCACTCTATTTCCACCGAGAAACGCCAGCATCCGCTCTCGGCAGGCGGTCTCGTGTTTCAAAGTCTTAACCGGGCGATAGTTGCGGCAGCGAACCAGCGTCCCGCCACCTCGAACGGACATCTCACGCCGGGCGCGGAGCCCGCTCGTACTCCCTCTATCGGCCCCGCACGCATCGTTTCTTCACTACAGCCGGAAGAATCTGCAGAATTCCCGCAAACACCCCGAACGGCGTCCGTTTCCGCACGAGAATCGTTCTCCGGCGCCGCAGGTTGACGCCCCTGAAGCCGGAACCATCGGCGGGAAAACGTTTTGAGGCGAAGGACGGCCCAGGACAGACGACGTCAGACTTCGACCTCCGCCGCGCGACGTCGCACTTCGTCCAGTGGGACAAAGTCCCCCTTCCCGGCGCCGGGGCAGCGCGCTTGAACCTGAGCCCAGGTCTCCGGGCTCTCCAGATTGCAGTCCCAGAAGGGCCAGGTCTGGCATTGGGTGGGGCGGACCGGATAGATCGTGCAACCGCGCGTCGCCCCGTCGAAGAATGTGCAGTCCCCGTTGGCATACTCCCGCAACGACCAGCGCCCCCCCACGATCCGCGTATGGAAGAGCTGCATCTCGCCCAGACTGCAGCCGCGGTACTCCGCAATGCGCTGGATTTCTTCGTCGGAAACCCAGACGACGCCCGGCTCCCCCGTGCAGCAGTTGCCGCACTGCGTGCAGCCGAAGGCCAAGCCGGGCGCGTACCACGGCAGTTTGTCGGGTGAGGTTTCGGTCATCATAGTCCCACAGGTGGAAGCAGACGGCCGGAAATGCAATTCGACCGGCCGAGCGATATCATCGGGTCAGCCCGGTCTGTTTTCCAACCCGCTCCTTTCATTCCGAAGAACGGCCCCCGGATGTCCTCGGTCACCTATAAATCCGCCGGCGTGGATCTTGAGCTGTACGAAGAAGCCATGCAGCGACTTCCGGCTCTCATGCAGCGGACGCTGACCTCTCGCGTCTTGCCGCTGTCCGACGCCTTCGCCGGGCTGTTCCGGCTGAATCACTCCAACCGCCCGGGGCGGCAGACGTAC harbors:
- the trpS gene encoding tryptophan--tRNA ligase, coding for MRVLSGIQPTGRFHWGNYFGAIRQYVSLQTNEQAFYFIADLHALTTVRDRKVLEQNILDAALDLLALGLDPAQATLFRQSDVPEITELTWLLMTVTPHSLLEKCHAYKDKVAKGLPADAGLFTYPVLMAADILLYDSDVVPVGVDQVQHVEVTRDIALRFNHAYGGEFLHLPEARVLESAAKVPGTDGEKMSKSYGNTIEIFEPAKALRKKIMSIKTDSTPLEAPKNPETCPVFTLYKLFSDEPQQNALADRYRAGGMGYGEAKQALYDAAMTYFGEARQRRERLAADPEGLQQILRAGAETARRKGQEVLQRVRDACGLGQRLTAT
- a CDS encoding dihydroorotate dehydrogenase; amino-acid sequence: MPRLDVSLNRLHLANPILVASGTFGYAREMQAYVDYSRLGGIIPKTVTPLPRGGNPPPRTVETTAGLLNSIGLDNDGLEAFIAKHLDPLRQLGTSLIVNIAGKSTAEFVAMAQRLDAFDGIAALELNISCPNVSGGVDYGTNPKLTAEVVREVRGHSRLPIIAKLTPNVTSVPEIAIAASEAGADALALINTFQGMAVDWKRRKPILGNGIGGLSGPAIKPLALRIVWQVSQAVKTPLIGIGGIQSIDDVLEFLVCGATAVQVGTANFYDPGLANRLVDELSTALESQGLESVGDLVGTLQYPRPVVAAASCATPAASPAGR
- the acpS gene encoding holo-ACP synthase gives rise to the protein MIVGIGTDIVEIVRIGRMIERHDEHFLRRVFTAEEIRYCRDRREYLQHFAGHWAAKQAGMRALGAGFVRGISWQDLEVNRELPSRPSLRLVGGLRDHAERLGVDEVLLAISHCRAYATATAIAVRRD
- a CDS encoding YkgJ family cysteine cluster protein — encoded protein: MTETSPDKLPWYAPGLAFGCTQCGNCCTGEPGVVWVSDEEIQRIAEYRGCSLGEMQLFHTRIVGGRWSLREYANGDCTFFDGATRGCTIYPVRPTQCQTWPFWDCNLESPETWAQVQARCPGAGKGDFVPLDEVRRRAAEVEV
- a CDS encoding HU family DNA-binding protein, producing the protein MTKKEIVKEISEEIGLTQLKTKEIVQKTFDAIVKTLVEDGRIELRNFGVFEVKKRAARKARNPRTGDKVFVPEKFVVTFKPGKEMEEKVRQLEEAAARAALGQHLQEQAVPDPSPPPLTPAETHGSTDGVMNGMAPPVETQVAGAPIT